The window GCTTTGCAACGGAGGATCGCTGAGTTCTACTTCCACCCATTCTCCTTTATTTGCATCCCATTCTCGCAGTGTGCGGGTATAATTTGAATCTTCGATAATAGAAACCGCAAGCATTTCGGTTATTTCATCGGCTGATTTCACCGGCACCCTTTGACGTCCGGGTTCACCGTGAATGCCAATTCCCATTTCGATTTCATCATCACCTAAGTTAAACGTGGGACTTCCTTTTGCCGGCACTGTGCAAGAAGTTAGTGCCATTCCCATGCTACGTCCGTTTAGGTTAACGTGCCGGCAAAGATCGGCAATTTGCTGTAAATTGTAACCCGCTTCAGCAGCAGCCCCACATATTTTTTCTGCAAGTATCGTTGTGCCAACTCCTCTACGCCCTTGGGTATAAAGTGAATCTTTAACGGCAATATCATCATCAATCAAAATGTTAAGAATTGGAATGCCTTCTGAAGCAGCAAGTTCGGCTGCCATCTCGAAGTTCATCACGTCGCCTGAGTAGTTTTTAACGATGTTGAGGATGCCGGCACCACTATTCACCATTTTTGCGGCTTCTAGCATTTGATCAGGAGTTGGAGAAGTAAAAACTTCACCAGGACAAGCGGCGTCTAACATTCCCATGCCAACAAAGCCGGTGTGCATCGGTTCGTGTCCACTACCCCCGCCGGAAATAAGGGCGACTTTATTTTGAATGGGTGCGTCTGTGCGATAGACAAAGTGAGGATCAAAATGGATTTTGATTAAATCCGGATGTGCGATTGCCATGCCTTCCAGGCTTTCTCGCACAACATTGTCGGGATTGTTGATAAGTTTTTTCATAGTTTTTTAAGAAGAGGCTGGGATTTGGGCTTTAGAATTGTCAGGAAAAATTTACACACTGGGTATTTTTGGCCGATTTTCCAGATTTTTGGCACGAGTAATCCCAGATAAATCTATTTTCTCAAATTAAAGGTTATTTATTATATTTTTTAGAATTTCAATTTGATTTAGCTCAATGCTGTCTTAGCATCTCTAATTCTTCAGTCAAATTATCCAGCAAGCTTTGCAATAACTGCTGCTGATGTTGCCGGCTGGTTATATCTGCCGGTTCTTCAGCAATTTGAAAATTAATCACCCTGTCTGCCTTTCGCTCATATTCACTTAGTGCCAATAATGCTTGATTGCTAAAGAGTGTTAGATACTCTCTCGCAGCATTTGCATAAGCTTCTTGTACCTGATTTAAATAGGAATCTGAGCTTTCAGGGTTTTTTGGGTCAGTATTTTGATTGAGAAAATAAGTAGCACCGCCTACAACGGCTGCACCCACCGGCCCGCCTAAAACCCAACCGAGTCCAGTTGCTAAAGCGATCGGCGCTGCACTATTCGATGATTTAGAATTGGGAGGTGGATTGGGTAAAATAACTTGCGGATCGCCAGGAAATGAAATGACTAAACCGGCAGGCTGCTCTTTATTGAAGAATTCACAGGCTTGATTGACCCATTTTACAATCGCCTGCTGATAATCTACAAGTGCTTGTTTGAACGATACCCTTTCCCAAGTTCTAAATTCACCTTTTTGCAGCGCTGAAATTAGATCGGATTGGTAGTTTGATAAAAGACTTGACAAGTTTAACCAACTCTGAATCTCTAAAATGCTATCTTGAAAACCTTTTTTAATTAAATTCTGTGCTTTTTGCTTGATTTCAAGTTTAGCTTTGCGCTTTTGTTCAGCCGATTCTAATTCTGTATTAATGTCTCGCATTTTTGTTTGCAAAGCTTGCTGAATTTGAGTTGCGATTGCTAAGACACGAGGCAACCGAATAGCTATTTTATCTTCTTGCATAGCTACAATAGTTTGCAAGGCAGATTCAAACATTTCTAGTCCGGTAGTCTGTGCCGCTGATGTATCTCCTTTCAATCTCGCTCTCAGTGCCGGCAGCGCATCAACGCGGTATAAATTACTGAGATTGTTCGGTAATTCCGAGCGAAAGCTTTCAGCGACAAATAAGAGTCGGTTATAAATTTGTTTTTGCTCTTCAGCTTCTAGTAAATTCAAGAAGTTAACAACAAAAACAACCGTTTTAATTCCTCGATCCAGCAACCAATCTCTCAAGTTCTCTCGCTCACCTAAAGTCATTAGCTTGCGAGCGTCTAGCACCT of the Microcoleus sp. FACHB-68 genome contains:
- the dhaK gene encoding dihydroxyacetone kinase subunit DhaK, with protein sequence MKKLINNPDNVVRESLEGMAIAHPDLIKIHFDPHFVYRTDAPIQNKVALISGGGSGHEPMHTGFVGMGMLDAACPGEVFTSPTPDQMLEAAKMVNSGAGILNIVKNYSGDVMNFEMAAELAASEGIPILNILIDDDIAVKDSLYTQGRRGVGTTILAEKICGAAAEAGYNLQQIADLCRHVNLNGRSMGMALTSCTVPAKGSPTFNLGDDEIEMGIGIHGEPGRQRVPVKSADEITEMLAVSIIEDSNYTRTLREWDANKGEWVEVELSDPPLQSGDSVLAFVNGMGGTPLSELYIVYRHLAKICEQHKIQIVRNLIGPYMTALDMQGCSITLLKLDEEMLKFWDAPVKTPSLRWGI
- a CDS encoding dynamin family protein; protein product: MQQTAPTLTLLNHLKSALGVLELDKNSQLYRDALSICDYLEKPSFRIAVFGPFNYGKSTLLNAILGNRTLPIDLIPTTGAAITVKYGNELHTRITLKDGTEINEKGTDVLKQFAILDDERRMRNDVTYVEVFCPHPFLQGGVELLDLPGTNDQEAQDNLVRDQLLTADLVIQVLDARKLMTLGERENLRDWLLDRGIKTVVFVVNFLNLLEAEEQKQIYNRLLFVAESFRSELPNNLSNLYRVDALPALRARLKGDTSAAQTTGLEMFESALQTIVAMQEDKIAIRLPRVLAIATQIQQALQTKMRDINTELESAEQKRKAKLEIKQKAQNLIKKGFQDSILEIQSWLNLSSLLSNYQSDLISALQKGEFRTWERVSFKQALVDYQQAIVKWVNQACEFFNKEQPAGLVISFPGDPQVILPNPPPNSKSSNSAAPIALATGLGWVLGGPVGAAVVGGATYFLNQNTDPKNPESSDSYLNQVQEAYANAAREYLTLFSNQALLALSEYERKADRVINFQIAEEPADITSRQHQQQLLQSLLDNLTEELEMLRQH